TCGCCCAAACCGTCGCCAGTCGCTTGGGACGCAGCTTGTTGGAATTGGGCGGAAACAATGGAATGATCGTTACCCCGTCAGCAGATCTCGAACTTACCATTCGCGGGATCGTTTTTGCTGCAGTCGGCACTTGTGGCCAACGCTGCACCACGCTGAGACGGCTGATTGTTCACCATTCCATCGCCGACCAAGTCATCAGCCGATTGCAGCAGGCCTACCAAAGCCTGCCGATTGGCGATCCAACCCAACCGGGGACCCTGGTCGGACCGTTGATTGACGAGCGTGCAGCTCAAGCGATGGAAGGCGCCATCGAAGCAGCTCAGTCGCAGGGCGGTAAGTTGATAGTTGGCGGCGAACGTGTCAAACAAGACGTTCCACCCAATGGTACTTACGTTCGACCAGCGATTGTCGAAATTGACAGTCAGGCTGAGATTGTGACGCAAGAAACATTCGCGCCGCTGTTGTATGTCATGCGTTACGAAAGCCTGAACGACGCTATCGAGATCCACAATGCCGTACCGCAAGGACTCGCATCGGCGATCTTTACCAGCAACGTACGAGAAGCGGAACTATTCTGTTCACCCGCCGGCAGCGACTGCGGAATCGCAAATGTCAATATTGGAACCAGTGGGGCGGAAATCGGTGGCGCGTTTGGCGGCGAAAAAGAGACAGGCGGCGGTCGGGAGTCCGGATCAGACTCCTGGAAAATCTACATGCGCCGAGTCACCAACACGATCAATTACTCCACCGATTTGCCACTGGCACAAGGGATCAAGTTCGATACCTAGGTGTTAGACGGACTCGTGCGATGGCCACCCGCAGCACTCGCTCAGAGCAAGTCATCGAGTTCATCCACGAGTTGGCTGAAGTATTTGAGTGCGGTATTGACCGGCTGGGGCCGCTCCATATCAACGCCCGCATCGCGGAGCAGATCGAGCGGATCTTTGGAACAGCCAGACTTGAGAAAGTTGAGATAAGCTTGCAAGTCAGTCTCCCCACCCTTCAAGACACGCTGGCTTAAAGCGATGGCTGCTGACAATCCGGTGGCGTACTTATACACATAGAAGGCGCGATAGAAATGCGGAATCCGCAAACACTCCAATGACAATTGATCGTCGATCGTGAAATCGGGACCGAAGTATTTAACCAACAGATCTCGATAGACGGTTTGGAATGCCTGTAGCGTCAAGGGCTCACCCGCCTCCGCCATTTCATGCGTGATCTTTTCGAATTCGGCAAACATCGTCTGGCGAAAGATCGTACCGCGTATGTCATCGATCTCGCGATTGATCAAGAAAGCTCGACGCTTCTTGTCAGTCGTATTCTCCAATAAGTGATGGCTCAGCAGCTCTTCGTTGAACGTGCTGGCAACCTCGGCAACAAAAATGGTGTAATCGTAGTATTCGAACGACTGATGACTTGACGACAGGTAACTGTGCATCGAGTGCCCCGCTTCATGGGCGAGCGTAAAGACATCGTTGAGCACTGTTGGCTGGTAGTTCATCAGGATATACGGATCACCATCAAACGACCCACAACTAAAAGCACCACTTTGTTTGCCTTGATTCGGATAGCGATCACACCAGCGTTGACTCAGCCCCTGCTCCAAGACCGAGCAATATTCATCGCCTAACGGCCGCAAAGCGTCAATGATCACTTTCACGGCTTGCTTCCAGGTGTGTCGCGTCTCGAGGTCGCTCAAAATCGGCACATAAGTGTCGTAATGCCGCAAGTCGCGAAGCTTCATTTTTCGCCGACGCAAGTCGTAGTATCGATGCAGGGCAGGCAGATTACGATGCACGCTGCCAATCAGTTTTTCGTAGACGGAATCAGGCACGTTGTCGGGGAATAGCGCGGCGTGCAGGGCAGAATCATAACCGCGTGCCCGGGCATAGTAGACATCCTTTTGAATCGATCCATTTAACGTTGCGGCGATCGTATTCTGATGGGCCTCGAACTGTTTGTAGTAAGTTGTGAACGCTTCCTTGCGAACCTTTCGACTTGGTGAGACAAGTAGCTGGCCAAACGTGGCGTTACTCAACTCAACCTGCTCGCCCTTCTCATTCTTGACCACGCCGAACTTCATATCGGCATCCAATAACTGTCGAAACGTTCGGCTGGCAGTCTGCGACATTTCCGACTGCATCGCCAGCAACTGTTCTTCGCGTTTGCCAAGCGTGTAGGGTTTTGAACGCACTAACCTATCAAGTGTCAACCGATAGTGTTTTAACTCAGGCGAATTCATCAACTTCTTCAGCTTTGCGCCGGATAATGCCAACAGCTCCGGACGAATAAAGCTGGCCTCTTCCGCAGCGCGAGCCGCAATGTTTTGAAATTGCCCCATCCGATTCTGCGAGTCACCATCGGCCTGATCTTGGGCCGTATTGAGAAATGCATAAACGCCCAACCGTTCCGCCAAGCGGTCAAAATCAGAATCAAACTTGAGGCATTTCGCCAACGTCTTAGGGCTCTCCCCCAACTTGCCACGAAAAGCTGCAAATCCGGAGATCTGGCGTTTCATTTTTTTCAGATCACGCTCCCAGGCTTTGTCGTTGGGGTAAAGACTGGAAAGATCCCAAGTGTCATCAACTTTGACGCGTGAGCGCGAAGGTAGACGTTTGACTTTACTCATCGGTCCTCTTGACTTTCGTGAAGAAAAGGGCGTTCGTCTTAGCTAAGATCACCCATCACCATTGGACGACTGCGGCACCCCAGGCCAGTCCTGCACCAAAGCCGCACAGTAAGACTCGATCGCCGCGAGACAGATTACCCGCGCCGTAGGATTCATCAAGTCCAAGAGGAATGCTACCTGCGGAAGTGTTCCCAAAGCGATCAACATTGATCAGCATTTTCTCCCGTGGAATGGCGAGCGCCTCGGCCGCCGCTTCGATGATGCGAATGTTCGCCTGATGCAAGACAACCTGTTTGATGTCCTCCAACGTGCAGTTCGCATGGGCAAGAACTTCTTGGAGCGTGTCGGTGAGCGTTCGTACGGCCCACTTGAAGACTGGTCGACCATCCATCTGAATGAACTGCTCCCCTTCTGACAGCGATCGCGGAGTCAAAGGACGCCGCGAACCCCCACCTGGAATTCGCAACAGATCGGCGCCCGATCCATCTGAACCCATCGTGAAAGCCAGAAATCCCTGATCGTCATCGCCCGGACCAAGCAAGACCGCACCCGCTCCATCACCAAACAGGGGAAAAGTCTTTTCATCATCCGGATTCACGATCCGAGTATTGATGTCAGCTCCCACGACGAGGACACGTTGACACGTACCCGCACCAATGAACTGTGCACCCGTTAGCAGAGCGTACATGAAGCCAGCACAGGCCGCATTCAAATCCATAGCTCCCGCTTGAGGCGCCGCAAGACGCTCCTGCAAGAGACATGCCGTCGATGGAATGGGAGCGTCCGGCGTCATCGTCGCCAGCAAAATAAGGTCGATGTCAGCCACATCCGTACCCGATGCGTCCAAACACCTCTGAGCCGCCTCGTAGGCCAAGTCACTCGTCGCCATGTCCGCCGACGCTCGACGACGACTCTGAATTCCCGTTCGTTGGATGATCCAGTCCGAATCGTAACCGAGCTGTCTCAGATCCTCGTTGGTGACAACATCCGGCGGCACGTAGCTACCCGTTGAAAGCAATTGCACACCTGTCAACGAATGCATTCGATTCCGCTGAGAAGCTTCACAAGTGGGAAGTGCTATCGGGATGTTCCGAGGTTTGATGGCCGGAGAACTGCTCATTAAATACTTTTACTTATGCTTGAAACTGCCGTCGGATGGCTTCCGTTCGGGAACGGCTTCCTCCGAACGATTCTCTGCTTCGTGAGTTTCGAATATAGCAGAATACGTGCCCGGCCTGGATACCCGCCAGCCGGATCGCCCGAATCGGACCTCAATCGCGACAGATCTCAAGGAATAATTATCGAAAATCTCCTGATCGGCTCTCCGCCTTCACGCCCGCCGAACCGCCATTCAGATAGTCCGTCTGCTGGAACGGCGTGTTCGATGCGGAAGCTCTGGACCGAAGAGGGACGAAAGAGCCATTTAATCATTCGTCCCGAAACGGGGCTAACCGGTCGAAACATCCCAACCGAATAACTTCCGTCGCCGCCGCCATTGCAGAACAGCCGCGACCGTGCCCGGTTTGCCGAATTGCCGGCCGGGCGGTGGCTCAGCCAACCTGTCGACACCCCGCCAGCCAACTACAACCCAAACCACCCAAAACACCCCTTATTCAACCCATACTCTCAGGTCACCCAGAAGAAACGAGACTTCCTAACTGTCAGACCTTTCGGGAAAGACAAATCCCTGCCTCTTTCACAAAGAGTTTCGATAATTCCATTACCCAACCCCCGCTAAGGGGTGTTCGACCAAATCGCAGATCGGTACATTCAGGGGAGACAGTTCGCGAAGCATGGACTTGTAAAGAAAAGTCTGTCTGGAATTTGGTAAGGCGGAGGTTAAGCATTACCAAACCAGTTGTTCGCTGCCGGGGGGGCGTGACTTCTTCAGCAAACTGGTTATCGGAATTTAACTTACAGGACGTTCCTTCCAAGACGTGATCATATGTGCTTGCTGGCAATACAGTATCGACTCGTTCCAGAAGCCCCGATTTTGGTGGCCGCTAATCGTGAGGAATTCTATGAGCGACCTTCGCAGCCCCCATCGATTCAATCGGGAAAGCCGCGTGTGCTGTGCGGAATCGATGCTCAGGCCGGTGGCACTTGGCTAGGCGTCAACCAACATGGGTTGGTGATTGGCGTTTGCAATCGACGTAAAGCTTCCTCAACATTCCCTTCCCGCTCGAGGGGCGTACTCTGCCGCGAACTATTAAAATCGAGTTCGGCCGTTCACGCTCGAGACGTGGCGATGGAGGAGTTATCCAGCGGTCGTTACGACGGCGCTAATTTTGTTTGTGTCGACGCCGAAAGTGGCTGGGTAGTTCATGGTGCCGAGGAGATCGACACGGTAGAAATGCATGAAGGTTTGAACATCATTTCTAGTCGAGATTTAAATGATGCACGAGACGAGCGAGTGGAAATGGCCCGGCGCTTGTTAACATTGCACACGCTGGACTCGCCGGTCAAATTCCTGGCTGTCGCCAGCAAGGTTTTTGCTCGACCGCCGTCGCCTCCAGGACGACCAAGCATCGTCATTCGAGACAAAGATCGTGGCACGGTCAGTTCGACGCTAATTTCGCTTGGCAAAAAGCCACGTGACGCGATCTATCAATTTTCCGGTAGTGCACCGGATCGTTCGCGGTACGAAGATTTTTCGCCGCTCCTGCGAGACATTTTGAGCCGAGGTCTCCGTGAGGCGAGCACGAACGCCAACACCTAGTCTTTCGGGCAACGATTTCGAATAAACCACAGGCCGTCGCAACGTCAGTTCGTTGCGACGTTTTTTCTGCGCTTACGATTCCGCTCGTACAACAATGCGTTTCCACTCTTGCCTACTTGCCGGATTGCTCCGGTCTCCCGTAGGCAGTAAGCAATGCGTTGGGCAAAACTGCGATTGATCTTTAAGCCTTCCGCAACGTGCTGAGTGTGAAAGGGTTTGGGCAGGCGTGGCGGCAGCAATTCGGCAAGATCATCTGCCGTACGAAACTGATGAATATCTTGAACTTCAATCAGTTTTTGGTCTTCGACTTCATGATCCCTTTCACGATGCCTTCGCCGCTTTCCGTGGCCGGGATACCTGTATTCTTCCACGAAGACTAAAGGGACTTCGAGCAGCAGATTCGGGTGGGGAAACACTTTACTAAAGTAGACAAGCTCGTGAAACACTTCCAGGATCGTACAACGTTTGGGGCTCATCCGGCGATCGATAATTCGCCGGCCTTTGCCACTCCGTTTGATGAGCCGCTTCATGGCAATAATTGGTTTCACGACACGGACACGATGCTCCCCAACGAGCTGTTGAATCTTGTTGCGAATGGCCGCCAACGAACCGTGTTGAATTTCAATTAACTCATCACCCGAAACCACATCGATTCGATAACGATCGAGTTTGACCTCGAGATCGGCCTCTGAATGGGCGTAGGCGTCTTTGAGTTGACGATGCAACGAAGTTTCCATGAGATCAGTCGGGCATCCAATCCGGGCAAAGTGAAAGCAATGCTGTCGCCAAAAGGTGTCCAGCGTCCCTAGAGGATATCGACCAATCGCAGAAACGGGTTGAACGAAGCTGCCAGCAAATCTGCCGGACTCCTTTTGCCGCCTCCGTTTCGCGGCGATCTCCAATCGATTTAGCGGGTTACGAAGACTGGGGTTCGATTCCAAAATCGCGAATGGTGAGCAGTGTTTTCAGGGGCACCCCACGACTCGCGAAAGCCGTCTCCCCGCCCTCAAGCCGGTCAATAATCGCCAGTGCTCCAATGACCTTGAGACCAAAATCTCGTGCTCGATCAACGGCTTTCAAAGCACTGCCGCCGGTCGTGACCACATCTTCGACGATGAAGACCCGATCTCCAGGATTCACCGGGCCTTCGACCATTCGACCTTTTCCGTGATCTTTCATTTCTTTCCGGACAATGAAGCCCCGCAAGCCGCGAGATTTCTGCCCCGCCAAGGTGATGATCGCCCCGGTAATTGGGTCGGCGCCAATGGCCATGCCTCCTACCGCATCAGGCGAATCCGCAGCCATGAATTCCAGCATGCCGGCACCGATCAAATTGGCCCCGCGGGAGTCAAGCGTTACTTTACGACAGTCGAGGTAAAACTTGGCCTTCTTACCGGAAGCGAGGGTAAAGTCACCAAATTCCAAGGCTTGCTCACGAACCAAATCGATCAGAGCGTTGCGATCATATTCCGACATGCGACTCCCACCAATAAATCTCGACCACGTTTTTGACGGACGAACCTATCGTATCGTCCGCGGCCGTTGATCGTAAAGGAGGGCAAGTTGGAAATACGTCCTCATCGTCGTACGGTCAGCCGGGAACCGATCGAAAGGATCGCATTCAGATCAGCGACGTCGGATTGGCTCACAGCGATACAGCCCGCATTGGGACTTCCCATATCGACATGAATACCCACATTGTGGGCAGCTGTTACTTGTTCGCCCCGCAAACCGATCCAGTACGAGCCGTAGGGATTACTTGGGTCTTCGCGACTCACACGATAACCAGTGGTGCGATCGAAGTACTCTCGACCAGCCTCTTTTGAAGCAACTTCGTAGTCACCCTCTGCGATTGGTGTACCGGCTCCGATGCGCGCGGCGAATCGACCGGCGTAATGACGACCAAGAAAGACCGTAATCTCAGCTTGCTCTGATCGCAATTCAGCACGAAATGGTCCCTTGACGACCTTGAGTGATTCACCCGGATAGAGTTCATAGGGCGTCGCAACGCCGTTGATGCGGGCGAGGAAGTCGACGGGAACCTGATACTTGGCCGCTATCTCACCCAACGTCTCACCCTCTTGGACAACATAGGCGGGCTCCATGAAGCTCTCTTGCGAATAAATCACCGTTCCCGCCAATTCATCCAAGGCAGCCGTACAACGTCGAGCTTGTTCCGTTGACATCGACGGTTCGTTGTACCAGATCGATAGCGTCATCAAGGCATCTTCGAGCTTGCCAGTGTTGATACTTGACTGAGCCAATTTCCAGGCTTCGTCGAAACCATTAGCCTTCCCGCTCAGATCAGCGGATGCCTCTCCGACAGGCGGAATGACCGGGTCGGAAGTTTCTGGATAGCTGGCGGCAGGTTGCTGGTCATAAGAGTCATCGGCGGAGGTTCCAGCATCCGCCCCAAACGGCTGCTGCGGAGCTTGCATACCGGGCAATTGCGAAGCAGCGACCTGCGAGTCTGGGACCGTCGAGCCGGGGCCGGGTGGGTTAAGGGTTGCAACGTCGCTCTCTGGTAAATTCCCTGATGCGGTCCCTGGTGCGTCCGTCTGGGGGGAATATCCATAAGGATCGCTATCCGTTGCAGCGGGACTTGCTGTCGAGGCAGGGAAAGGATCCACCCAATCATTGGTGACACGCTCGACTTCCAGACTGGGTTCTGTCTGAGGCGATGCGACTTGCGTCGCTGAGTCTGCGGACAGTTGTGCGCCAGCGGAGGCTTCCGGAATCGTGACGCTGACCCCCATTACATCCGCCTCATCCATCCCACCGAGACTGGCAACAGGTTCGGCAGGTGGATTGCTGAGAACCACATAAGCGCCGTAGCTAACAGCCAGCAAAGTCACCGTTACGATCGCATTCTTTATAGAATTCACCTTCGTCCTCCTTGACGAATTCAACGCTGATTTCTCAACTAGAGGAATCCAATTTCGGTCCCCTTTGTTGCCAGGCTTCTTCTCCATGAATTTCGACGATGCAAACAAACCGTTAGAGGATTACGAGTATCCGGAGCCGGACGTTGACGACGACACGGAAGCGGAAACTGTGCCTTGCTCACATTGCGGCGAACCAATCTACGAAGAAGCTGTGGAATGTCCTTACTGCGGTAATTATGTTCAAGCGTCGACCAGCGTCTGGTCTGGTCGTCCCATCTGGTGGCTGATCATCGGAGGCATTGGCGTTGCTGCAGTCATCTACACGCTATCGCTCGCCAGATAACCGTCGACTTTTCAGCGCGGCGAATCATAGGAGATGTGGCAGCCAGCGGCTAGGCCGATTTGCGGGAAAATCAACGCCAAGCTGAGAGTTGCTCGATCCACGATTCAAACCAACTCGGATAGTTTAGCCCGACTTGCGAGTCAACTGCTGAAACTGGTCCTTCAGTAGCTTTGTGATCGGGCCCGGCTTCCCGTCGCCAATCACGCGATTATCCACTTTGATCACCGGCACAACCTCGGCCGCACTACCGGTCAAGAAACACTCGTCGGCGACATAGACATCATGTCGCGTCAAAGGAATTTCCCGCACGACAATGGATTTTTTCTTAGCGAGATCGATTACCGCCTGACGTGTGATACCGTCCAGAATGCCTGCGTCGATCGACGGAGTCATCAGTTCTCCCTGATTGACAAGAAAAACATTGTCGCCGGTACACTCGGCCACTTCGCCTTTGTGATTGAGCATCAGAGCTTCGACGCAACCGGCCTGGGTACCCTCAATTTTCGCCAGCACATTGTTCAAGTAGTTCAGTGACTTGATCCGTGGGCTCAACGCCGCGGGATGATTTCTAATCGTACTCGCCGTAATGATCTCTAATCCGTTCTCATAGTACTCAGCCGGGTAGAGAGCGATCTTGTCCACGATAATAATCACTTGCGGATTACGAGTCCGCTGCGGATCGAGTCCAAGCGACCCCACACCTCGCGTCACAATCAATCGGATGTAGGCATCGGGAAGCTTATTTTTGGCTAAAGTTTCTTTAACCGCTAATCCCATTGCCTCACGGCTGATGGGAATCTCCAAGAGAATCGCTTTGGCAGAAGCCCAAAGCCGCTCCAGATGCTCATCCAAGCGAAAAACGGCGCCACCGTAGCTCCGCATCCCTTCGAAGACACCATCCCCATAGAGCAACCCATGGTCGTAAACGCTGACCTTGGCATCTTCCGTATCGAAATAAGTACCGTTGATGTAGACCTGCAGTGCCATCGATCGCTTAACTTCTCGGTTACGAGTTTAGGGAGCCGTCCACCGACGAGGAGTGAATTGCCTTGGAAATGTTAACTCTACTCTACTCACCGACAGAGTTCATTATTCTGGACATCTTCCGTCCGGAATGGGAATTTTAGCGGTTGGGCCTGCAATCAGCTGCTAGGCAAAGCTGACGCGCCCTTCGACCAATTGCACAACTCGATCCGTCTGCTGAGCTATGGCTGAATCGTGAGTCACCATGACTATAGTGAGCTTCTGATCCTGGTTCAAGGACCGCAGGAGATCCATAATCTGAACACCCGTTTGGCGGTCCAGGTTGCCGGTCGGTTCATCAGCCAGCAGGATTTGGGGGCGATTCAAAAGAGCTCTTGCAATCGCTACTCTCTGCATTTCACCGCCAGAAAGTTCACTAGGCCGGTGCTTCAAGCGATGCGACAGCCCCACTCGCTCAAGCAATTCACTTGCCTCCCGGCGAAGCTGCTTCCGTTTGCCCCAGTAGGCGGCAACGGAATGACCGATCATCGCCGGCAAGATCGTATTCTCAAGCGTCGTGAGCTCGGGCAACAAGTGATAGAACTGAAAGACAACGCCAATATCTCGATTTCGCATTCCATCACGTTTGGCGGGCGTCAGATTGTCGATCCTGCGGTCCTGGAAATGGATCTCACCACTGTCGGGAGCATCCAAAGTCGCGAGCAAATGGAGCAAGGTACTTTTCCCAGATCCACTTTTCCCCACGATGGTCATGAATTCGCCGTCCCCTACCTGGACGTCAACCCCCTTGAGTACCGGAACCTGAACAGGCCCCTTCCGGTAGCTTTTGCGCAGATCACACGCTTCCATGACGGCCTCTCCGACCATCGGCTGTGTTACCCGGGTCTCGGGAGCGACACGAAAGTGAGGTCCACGTAAGCCTTCGGCTTGCGTGGAGCTCGCGAGTTTTTCTCGGGCAGTCGTCAATTTACTCATATCGCAAAGCCTCCACAGGGTGCATCCGAGCAGCTCGAACCGCAGGCAGAACGCTCGCGATCACAGCAATCAGCATTGCCCCAGCAACGATCCAACCGACCGTGTAAGCGTTGATGATTGTCGGAATCTCTTGAAAATAATAGATCGTTGGATCGAACACTTCTCGCCCCGTCACCATCTCCAACACGGCTGCGATA
This region of Pirellulaceae bacterium genomic DNA includes:
- a CDS encoding aldehyde dehydrogenase family protein is translated as MSNPLQQSLQRMGVSDSAAIMVGNNSIAGQGNVLKVDSPIDGSCLAELTLATPAQTQEVIQESVTAFHDWRTVPAPRRGELVRQLGEILREHKADLATVVSWEAGKITQEALGEVQEMIDICDFAVGLSRQLYGLTIASERPLHRLMEQWHPLGPVGIITAFNFPVAVWAWNVALAIACGDSVIWKPSEKTPLCALACQSLFNQVSKKFQDAPDGLSSVIVGGADTGQTLAADNRIPLISATGSVPMGRAVAQTVASRLGRSLLELGGNNGMIVTPSADLELTIRGIVFAAVGTCGQRCTTLRRLIVHHSIADQVISRLQQAYQSLPIGDPTQPGTLVGPLIDERAAQAMEGAIEAAQSQGGKLIVGGERVKQDVPPNGTYVRPAIVEIDSQAEIVTQETFAPLLYVMRYESLNDAIEIHNAVPQGLASAIFTSNVREAELFCSPAGSDCGIANVNIGTSGAEIGGAFGGEKETGGGRESGSDSWKIYMRRVTNTINYSTDLPLAQGIKFDT
- the pepF gene encoding oligoendopeptidase F, with product MSKVKRLPSRSRVKVDDTWDLSSLYPNDKAWERDLKKMKRQISGFAAFRGKLGESPKTLAKCLKFDSDFDRLAERLGVYAFLNTAQDQADGDSQNRMGQFQNIAARAAEEASFIRPELLALSGAKLKKLMNSPELKHYRLTLDRLVRSKPYTLGKREEQLLAMQSEMSQTASRTFRQLLDADMKFGVVKNEKGEQVELSNATFGQLLVSPSRKVRKEAFTTYYKQFEAHQNTIAATLNGSIQKDVYYARARGYDSALHAALFPDNVPDSVYEKLIGSVHRNLPALHRYYDLRRRKMKLRDLRHYDTYVPILSDLETRHTWKQAVKVIIDALRPLGDEYCSVLEQGLSQRWCDRYPNQGKQSGAFSCGSFDGDPYILMNYQPTVLNDVFTLAHEAGHSMHSYLSSSHQSFEYYDYTIFVAEVASTFNEELLSHHLLENTTDKKRRAFLINREIDDIRGTIFRQTMFAEFEKITHEMAEAGEPLTLQAFQTVYRDLLVKYFGPDFTIDDQLSLECLRIPHFYRAFYVYKYATGLSAAIALSQRVLKGGETDLQAYLNFLKSGCSKDPLDLLRDAGVDMERPQPVNTALKYFSQLVDELDDLL
- a CDS encoding ketoacyl-ACP synthase III, which produces MHSLTGVQLLSTGSYVPPDVVTNEDLRQLGYDSDWIIQRTGIQSRRRASADMATSDLAYEAAQRCLDASGTDVADIDLILLATMTPDAPIPSTACLLQERLAAPQAGAMDLNAACAGFMYALLTGAQFIGAGTCQRVLVVGADINTRIVNPDDEKTFPLFGDGAGAVLLGPGDDDQGFLAFTMGSDGSGADLLRIPGGGSRRPLTPRSLSEGEQFIQMDGRPVFKWAVRTLTDTLQEVLAHANCTLEDIKQVVLHQANIRIIEAAAEALAIPREKMLINVDRFGNTSAGSIPLGLDESYGAGNLSRGDRVLLCGFGAGLAWGAAVVQW
- a CDS encoding NRDE family protein, with the protein product MCLLAIQYRLVPEAPILVAANREEFYERPSQPPSIQSGKPRVLCGIDAQAGGTWLGVNQHGLVIGVCNRRKASSTFPSRSRGVLCRELLKSSSAVHARDVAMEELSSGRYDGANFVCVDAESGWVVHGAEEIDTVEMHEGLNIISSRDLNDARDERVEMARRLLTLHTLDSPVKFLAVASKVFARPPSPPGRPSIVIRDKDRGTVSSTLISLGKKPRDAIYQFSGSAPDRSRYEDFSPLLRDILSRGLREASTNANT
- the pyrE gene encoding orotate phosphoribosyltransferase, giving the protein MSEYDRNALIDLVREQALEFGDFTLASGKKAKFYLDCRKVTLDSRGANLIGAGMLEFMAADSPDAVGGMAIGADPITGAIITLAGQKSRGLRGFIVRKEMKDHGKGRMVEGPVNPGDRVFIVEDVVTTGGSALKAVDRARDFGLKVIGALAIIDRLEGGETAFASRGVPLKTLLTIRDFGIEPQSS
- a CDS encoding LysM peptidoglycan-binding domain-containing protein; this encodes MNSIKNAIVTVTLLAVSYGAYVVLSNPPAEPVASLGGMDEADVMGVSVTIPEASAGAQLSADSATQVASPQTEPSLEVERVTNDWVDPFPASTASPAATDSDPYGYSPQTDAPGTASGNLPESDVATLNPPGPGSTVPDSQVAASQLPGMQAPQQPFGADAGTSADDSYDQQPAASYPETSDPVIPPVGEASADLSGKANGFDEAWKLAQSSINTGKLEDALMTLSIWYNEPSMSTEQARRCTAALDELAGTVIYSQESFMEPAYVVQEGETLGEIAAKYQVPVDFLARINGVATPYELYPGESLKVVKGPFRAELRSEQAEITVFLGRHYAGRFAARIGAGTPIAEGDYEVASKEAGREYFDRTTGYRVSREDPSNPYGSYWIGLRGEQVTAAHNVGIHVDMGSPNAGCIAVSQSDVADLNAILSIGSRLTVRR
- a CDS encoding zinc ribbon domain-containing protein codes for the protein MNFDDANKPLEDYEYPEPDVDDDTEAETVPCSHCGEPIYEEAVECPYCGNYVQASTSVWSGRPIWWLIIGGIGVAAVIYTLSLAR
- the ilvE gene encoding branched-chain-amino-acid transaminase; its protein translation is MALQVYINGTYFDTEDAKVSVYDHGLLYGDGVFEGMRSYGGAVFRLDEHLERLWASAKAILLEIPISREAMGLAVKETLAKNKLPDAYIRLIVTRGVGSLGLDPQRTRNPQVIIIVDKIALYPAEYYENGLEIITASTIRNHPAALSPRIKSLNYLNNVLAKIEGTQAGCVEALMLNHKGEVAECTGDNVFLVNQGELMTPSIDAGILDGITRQAVIDLAKKKSIVVREIPLTRHDVYVADECFLTGSAAEVVPVIKVDNRVIGDGKPGPITKLLKDQFQQLTRKSG
- a CDS encoding ABC transporter ATP-binding protein; translated protein: MSKLTTAREKLASSTQAEGLRGPHFRVAPETRVTQPMVGEAVMEACDLRKSYRKGPVQVPVLKGVDVQVGDGEFMTIVGKSGSGKSTLLHLLATLDAPDSGEIHFQDRRIDNLTPAKRDGMRNRDIGVVFQFYHLLPELTTLENTILPAMIGHSVAAYWGKRKQLRREASELLERVGLSHRLKHRPSELSGGEMQRVAIARALLNRPQILLADEPTGNLDRQTGVQIMDLLRSLNQDQKLTIVMVTHDSAIAQQTDRVVQLVEGRVSFA